One region of Esox lucius isolate fEsoLuc1 chromosome 17, fEsoLuc1.pri, whole genome shotgun sequence genomic DNA includes:
- the pnp4a gene encoding purine nucleoside phosphorylase 4a has translation MHSKDQICHDDYQKTASWLLSQTQHRPRVAIVCGSGLGMLADALKCQDSFLYSDIPGFPQSTVQGHAGRLVFGELKGKTCVCMQGRFHMYEGHSLCKTTFPVRVFKLLGVETLIVTNAAGSLADSYQVGDIMIIKDHINFPGLAGLNPLNGPNDDKFGPRFPPMSGVYDKDLRKMAFDLCKRMGVTQFVQEGVYCMVGGPNFESVAEARLLHRLGVDAVGMSTAPEVVVASHCGMRVFGLSLITNKVVKSYDDTELVNHEAVLEVSKLRSQTLQSLVTELVSWMDINNNTA, from the exons ATGCACAGTAAAGACCAGATATG TCATGATGACTACCAGAAGACAGCCAGCTGGCTCCTGTCTCAAACACAGCATCGTCCCAGAGTGGCCATCGTCTGTGGATCTGGACTGGGCATGCTGGCGGACGCTCTCAAGTGCCAGGACTCCTTCCTTTACTCTGACATTCCTGGGTTCCCACAGAGCACAG TGCAAGGACACGCTGGAAGACTGGTATTTGGGGAGCTGAAAGGGAAGACGTGTGTTTGCATGCAAGGCCGTTTCCATATGTATGAGGGACACTCACTTTGTAAG ACCACGTTTCCAGTACGGGTGTTCAAGCTGCTGGGGGTGGAGACCCTGATTGTGACCAATGCAGCAGGCTCACTGGCAGACAGCTACCAGGTTGGAGACATCAtgatcatcaaagatcacattAACTTCCCTGGTCTGGCTGGGCTCAATCCCCTCAACGGACCCAATGATGACAA gtttgGTCCCCGGTTCCCCCCCATGTCTGGTGTGTATGACAAGGACCTGCGAAAAATGGCCTTTGACCTCTGTAAGCGTATGGGTGTCACTCAGTTTGTCCAGGAGGGGGTCTACTGCATGGTCGGAGGGCCCAACTTTGAGTCAGTTGCAGAGGCCAGACTCCTTCACAGATTAGGTGTGGACGCTGTGG GGATGAGTACAGCACCAGAGGTGGTTGTGGCTTCCCACTGTGGCATGAGGGTTTTCGGCCTCTCACTCATCACCAACAAGGTGGTGAAAAGCTACGATGACACAGAGTTGGTCAACCATGAAGCTGTTCTTGAGGTCAGCAAACTGCGCTCACAAACATTGCAATCGCTGGTCACCGAGCTGGTTAGCTGGATGGACATCAACAATAACACAGCCTGA
- the c17h20orf96 gene encoding uncharacterized protein C20orf96 homolog isoform X2 produces MSCAKDVLAITVNGKDWSNYSEWERCNSRDLYRNKKKSPPWVILPSVTNKTTGFTSEQKPATRQKHSGTTSPPTHKKTPTDRSGKSHRNIVQAESALSYLGRLSHQRSKGTVHLDPISLKKKENIKTLKLLIMSRKKALLELEEHCASIQESNVRMAGVIENTDRHSVSSAREFLIRHEKLGSLIAAFNDWSLCQTGQAKTELRDAADAANNTLWGLHEQLRGVKAELVKAQAELHTLKTYKDKEYPIKALRIAEMKRDVEKLKETQQEEYEDVKLLCQTEMLNLKRRSQQKEQEVLSLIAMQNVSYIPCVVKMMASHNQTLKKEIVIHKKEIAELEHKNQDLIKSIQELQLSRADFRKEIFRDVFPKSEKCTPDMDVILNIPCEDWLPI; encoded by the exons ATGTCATGTGCCAAAGACGTTTTAGCAATCACAGTAAATGGCAAGGATTGGAGC AATTATAGTGAGTGGGAGAGATGCAACAGCAGGGATTTGTATCGGAACAAAAAAAAGTCCCCTCCCTGGGTGATATTGCCCTCAGTTACCAACAAGACTACTGGCTTCACAAGTGAGCAGAAACCAGCCACAAGGCAAAAGCACAGTGGAACAACCTCACCTCCCACCCATAAGAAAACCCCAACTGATAGGTCAG GCAAGTCCCATCGAAACATTGTCCAAGCAGAGTCTGCCCTGTCATATTTGGGTCGACTCAGTCATCAGAGGAGTAAAGGAACAGTCCATCTGGACCCAATCTCtttgaagaaaaaagaaaatataaaaacattaaag TTGCTGATCATGTCTAGGAAGAAGGCTCTATTGGAGCTGGAGGAGCACTGTGCATCCATTCAGGAGAGCAATGTCCGCATGGCTGGGGTGatagagaacacagacagacactcggTTTCCAGTGCCAGGGAATTCCTAATCCGTCATGAGAAACTAGGG agtTTGATAGCTGCTTTCAATGACTGGAGCCTCTGTCAGACTGGACAGGCCAAGACAGAGCTCAGGGATGCTGCAGATGCTGCGAATAACActctctggg GTCTCCATGAACAGCTGAGAGGCGTAAAAGCGGAGCTAGTTAAGGCCCAAGCGGAGCTCCACACTCTGAAGACCTACAAGGACAAAGAATACCCCATCAAGGCCCTGCGTATCGCTGAGATGAAGAGAGATGTCGAGAAACTCAAAGAGACACAGCAG GAGGAGTATGAGGATGTGAAACTTCTGTGCCAGACAGAGATGTTGAACCTAAAGAGGCGATCCCAACAAAAAGAGCAGGAAGTACTCTCTCTGATTGCCATG CAAAATGTTTCATATATTCCTTGTGTGGTCAAAATGATGGCGTCACATAATCAGACACTGAAGAAAGAGATTGTAATACATAAAAAG GAAATAGCTGAACTGGAGCATAAAAACCAAGATCTTATCAAAAGTATCCAGGAACTTCAATTATCACGGGCAGACTTTAGGAAAGAGATCTTCCGAGACGTTTTCCCCAAATCAGAGAA ATGCACCCCGGATATGGACGTGATCTTAAACATCCCATGTGAGGACTGGCTCCCCATTTAA
- the c17h20orf96 gene encoding uncharacterized protein C20orf96 homolog isoform X3, with protein sequence MNAPPNHLVSYMKEDFKKLNYSEWERCNSRDLYRNKKKSPPWVILPSVTNKTTGFTSEQKPATRQKHSGTTSPPTHKKTPTDRSGKSHRNIVQAESALSYLGRLSHQRSKGTVHLDPISLKKKENIKTLKKALLELEEHCASIQESNVRMAGVIENTDRHSVSSAREFLIRHEKLGSLIAAFNDWSLCQTGQAKTELRDAADAANNTLWGLHEQLRGVKAELVKAQAELHTLKTYKDKEYPIKALRIAEMKRDVEKLKETQQEEYEDVKLLCQTEMLNLKRRSQQKEQEVLSLIAMQNVSYIPCVVKMMASHNQTLKKEIVIHKKEIAELEHKNQDLIKSIQELQLSRADFRKEIFRDVFPKSEKCTPDMDVILNIPCEDWLPI encoded by the exons ATGAATGCACCGCCAAACCATCTTGTCAGTTATATGAAGGAAGATTTCAAGAAGTTG AATTATAGTGAGTGGGAGAGATGCAACAGCAGGGATTTGTATCGGAACAAAAAAAAGTCCCCTCCCTGGGTGATATTGCCCTCAGTTACCAACAAGACTACTGGCTTCACAAGTGAGCAGAAACCAGCCACAAGGCAAAAGCACAGTGGAACAACCTCACCTCCCACCCATAAGAAAACCCCAACTGATAGGTCAG GCAAGTCCCATCGAAACATTGTCCAAGCAGAGTCTGCCCTGTCATATTTGGGTCGACTCAGTCATCAGAGGAGTAAAGGAACAGTCCATCTGGACCCAATCTCtttgaagaaaaaagaaaatataaaaacattaaag AAGGCTCTATTGGAGCTGGAGGAGCACTGTGCATCCATTCAGGAGAGCAATGTCCGCATGGCTGGGGTGatagagaacacagacagacactcggTTTCCAGTGCCAGGGAATTCCTAATCCGTCATGAGAAACTAGGG agtTTGATAGCTGCTTTCAATGACTGGAGCCTCTGTCAGACTGGACAGGCCAAGACAGAGCTCAGGGATGCTGCAGATGCTGCGAATAACActctctggg GTCTCCATGAACAGCTGAGAGGCGTAAAAGCGGAGCTAGTTAAGGCCCAAGCGGAGCTCCACACTCTGAAGACCTACAAGGACAAAGAATACCCCATCAAGGCCCTGCGTATCGCTGAGATGAAGAGAGATGTCGAGAAACTCAAAGAGACACAGCAG GAGGAGTATGAGGATGTGAAACTTCTGTGCCAGACAGAGATGTTGAACCTAAAGAGGCGATCCCAACAAAAAGAGCAGGAAGTACTCTCTCTGATTGCCATG CAAAATGTTTCATATATTCCTTGTGTGGTCAAAATGATGGCGTCACATAATCAGACACTGAAGAAAGAGATTGTAATACATAAAAAG GAAATAGCTGAACTGGAGCATAAAAACCAAGATCTTATCAAAAGTATCCAGGAACTTCAATTATCACGGGCAGACTTTAGGAAAGAGATCTTCCGAGACGTTTTCCCCAAATCAGAGAA ATGCACCCCGGATATGGACGTGATCTTAAACATCCCATGTGAGGACTGGCTCCCCATTTAA
- the c17h20orf96 gene encoding uncharacterized protein C20orf96 homolog isoform X1, with amino-acid sequence MNAPPNHLVSYMKEDFKKLNYSEWERCNSRDLYRNKKKSPPWVILPSVTNKTTGFTSEQKPATRQKHSGTTSPPTHKKTPTDRSGKSHRNIVQAESALSYLGRLSHQRSKGTVHLDPISLKKKENIKTLKLLIMSRKKALLELEEHCASIQESNVRMAGVIENTDRHSVSSAREFLIRHEKLGSLIAAFNDWSLCQTGQAKTELRDAADAANNTLWGLHEQLRGVKAELVKAQAELHTLKTYKDKEYPIKALRIAEMKRDVEKLKETQQEEYEDVKLLCQTEMLNLKRRSQQKEQEVLSLIAMQNVSYIPCVVKMMASHNQTLKKEIVIHKKEIAELEHKNQDLIKSIQELQLSRADFRKEIFRDVFPKSEKCTPDMDVILNIPCEDWLPI; translated from the exons ATGAATGCACCGCCAAACCATCTTGTCAGTTATATGAAGGAAGATTTCAAGAAGTTG AATTATAGTGAGTGGGAGAGATGCAACAGCAGGGATTTGTATCGGAACAAAAAAAAGTCCCCTCCCTGGGTGATATTGCCCTCAGTTACCAACAAGACTACTGGCTTCACAAGTGAGCAGAAACCAGCCACAAGGCAAAAGCACAGTGGAACAACCTCACCTCCCACCCATAAGAAAACCCCAACTGATAGGTCAG GCAAGTCCCATCGAAACATTGTCCAAGCAGAGTCTGCCCTGTCATATTTGGGTCGACTCAGTCATCAGAGGAGTAAAGGAACAGTCCATCTGGACCCAATCTCtttgaagaaaaaagaaaatataaaaacattaaag TTGCTGATCATGTCTAGGAAGAAGGCTCTATTGGAGCTGGAGGAGCACTGTGCATCCATTCAGGAGAGCAATGTCCGCATGGCTGGGGTGatagagaacacagacagacactcggTTTCCAGTGCCAGGGAATTCCTAATCCGTCATGAGAAACTAGGG agtTTGATAGCTGCTTTCAATGACTGGAGCCTCTGTCAGACTGGACAGGCCAAGACAGAGCTCAGGGATGCTGCAGATGCTGCGAATAACActctctggg GTCTCCATGAACAGCTGAGAGGCGTAAAAGCGGAGCTAGTTAAGGCCCAAGCGGAGCTCCACACTCTGAAGACCTACAAGGACAAAGAATACCCCATCAAGGCCCTGCGTATCGCTGAGATGAAGAGAGATGTCGAGAAACTCAAAGAGACACAGCAG GAGGAGTATGAGGATGTGAAACTTCTGTGCCAGACAGAGATGTTGAACCTAAAGAGGCGATCCCAACAAAAAGAGCAGGAAGTACTCTCTCTGATTGCCATG CAAAATGTTTCATATATTCCTTGTGTGGTCAAAATGATGGCGTCACATAATCAGACACTGAAGAAAGAGATTGTAATACATAAAAAG GAAATAGCTGAACTGGAGCATAAAAACCAAGATCTTATCAAAAGTATCCAGGAACTTCAATTATCACGGGCAGACTTTAGGAAAGAGATCTTCCGAGACGTTTTCCCCAAATCAGAGAA ATGCACCCCGGATATGGACGTGATCTTAAACATCCCATGTGAGGACTGGCTCCCCATTTAA